In Halichondria panicea chromosome 13, odHalPani1.1, whole genome shotgun sequence, one genomic interval encodes:
- the LOC135346795 gene encoding sarcolemmal membrane-associated protein-like isoform X3: MSTKKAHGCIIARVQLFINDVELPGVEPPVQQVLQIMQNALARELELETKLVSMQTAIEGSRQLANESMIAIVNEDELLSRLEMLENQLQVYAKNSPEDELKKQLAQAYEERHQSDLTSKNSVRNILHEKLEYVSKVNQLQRDYDKAEQECQKYKTLYDNSKQEHTQDVAKLSEQLKQAELEKKTLQDELNEKKEALAADLDHLKGDVKYKEEQLLKTKQRLEETEEELVNLKITMETDKQRQTGVPTSQSVDNGAEQIFVAQGATPLVQVSSGDLTDRQGNAPLPHPAFTRRGTLLASENQIEDKQREWEVRVQDLEEELGESEKTVRNLQTQLAGYVKNEAALKQLTIEELGRRMASNAITKSKIDLLQLSLEAAEEKVQHLQDQLTSEASLRSALQDKQAELDDRQRYLEAKEREINSVTAEVERARRDRTEISSSSSDESALRGEMDKFKGKYVKQLSETVRVKAENTNLIKEMEELRRTMDEQEKQQLETAGPREKVGLTECPPPRTLHLIEDEDQRVKLLTIIALVSIGVALASWLT; this comes from the exons ATGTCGACAAAAAA AGCGCATGGGTGTATCATTGCTCGGGTACAGCTGTTCATCAATGATGTGGAACTGCCTGGAGTGGAGCCTCCCGTCCAGCAAGTGCTGCAGATCATGCAG AATGCGTTGGCACGGGAACTGGAGCTGGAGACGAAGCTAGTCTCAATGCAAACTGCCATTGAGGGGTCTAGACAACTAGCCAACGAGAGTATGATT GCCATTGTGAATGAAGATGAACTCTTGTCAAGATTGGAAATGCTTGAGAACCAACTGCAAGTCTATGCCAAG AATTCACCAGAGgatgagctaaagaagcagctGGCCCAGGCTTATGAGGAGAGACACCAGAGTGATCTCACTTCAAAG AACTCAGTGAGAAATATCTTACATGAGAAGCTGGAGTACGTCTCTAAAGTTAATCAGttacag agAGATTATGACAAGGCTGAGCAAGAGTGTCAGAAATACAAGACTCTCTACGACAACAGCAAACAAGAG cacacacaagatgtggcCAAACTGTCAGAGCAACTCAAGCAAGCAGAACTAGAGAAGAAAACCCTTCAAGATGAG CTCAACGAAAAGAAAGAAGCACTTGCAGCAGACCTGGACCATCTCAAGGGCGATGTCAAGTACAAGGAGGAGCAGCTGTTAAAAACAAAAC AGCGTTTGGAAGAAACAGAAGAAGAGCTGGTCAATCTCAAGATCACAATGGAAACAGACAAGCAACGACAGACAGGTGTCCCCACCTCCCAGTCCGTGGACAATGGTGCTGAACAGATCTTTGTGGCACAGGGGGCCACCCCTTTGGTACAAGTCAGCAGTGGTGATCTCACAGATCGTCAGGGGAATGCCCCTCTACCTCACCCTGCGTTCACAAGACGAGGCACTCTCCTCGCTTCCGAAAACCAGATAGAGGACAAGCAGAGAGAATGGGAGG TGAGGGTCCAAGATCTGGAGGAGGAGCTGGGGGAGTCAGAGAAGACAGTGAGGAACCTACAGACACAGTTGGCGGGCTATGTCAAGAATGAGGCTGCCTTGAAACAGCTAACAATCGAGGAACTGGGCCGACGGATGGCCAGCAATGCTATCACTAAAA gtaaAATAGATTTGTTGCAGTTATCTCTGGAAGCAGCCGAGGAGAAGGTGCAACACCTACAAG ACCAACTGACTTCTGAGGCATCACTGAGGTCTGCACTACAAGACAAACAAG CTGAACTAGACGATAGACAGAGGTATTTAGAAGCCAAAGAAAGAGAAATTAACTCAGTAACAG CTGAAGTAGAGAGAGCTAGAAGGGACAGGACGGAGATTTCATCTAGCAGCTCTGATGAGTCAGCACTCAGGGGAGAGATGGACAAGTTTAAGGGCAAATATGTCAAACAATTGTCTGAAACAGTGCGAGTGAAAGCCGAA AACACCAACTTGATAAAGGAGATGGAAGAGCTGAGGAGAACAATGGATGAGCAGGAGAAACAACAGCTAGAGACAGCTGGACCTCGTGAGAAGGTTGGTTTGACTGAGTGCCCTCCCCCCAGAACATTACATCTTATTGAAGATGAAGACCAG CGTGTGAAGCTTCTGACAATAATTGCACTGGTATCAATAGGAGTAGCTCTGGCATCTTGGCTCACATGA
- the LOC135346795 gene encoding sarcolemmal membrane-associated protein-like isoform X1, which yields MAMAEAVDVPKIVVVPHERSILFNKRECAMSEPQKVGRSVDKKRILQNNLIFDCRVLSRNHALIWFENGKFFIKDTKSSNGTFVNETRLSPSGEESAPRELRSKDIVQFGVNVNVDKKAHGCIIARVQLFINDVELPGVEPPVQQVLQIMQNALARELELETKLVSMQTAIEGSRQLANESMIAIVNEDELLSRLEMLENQLQVYAKNSPEDELKKQLAQAYEERHQSDLTSKNSVRNILHEKLEYVSKVNQLQRDYDKAEQECQKYKTLYDNSKQEHTQDVAKLSEQLKQAELEKKTLQDELNEKKEALAADLDHLKGDVKYKEEQLLKTKQRLEETEEELVNLKITMETDKQRQTGVPTSQSVDNGAEQIFVAQGATPLVQVSSGDLTDRQGNAPLPHPAFTRRGTLLASENQIEDKQREWEVRVQDLEEELGESEKTVRNLQTQLAGYVKNEAALKQLTIEELGRRMASNAITKSKIDLLQLSLEAAEEKVQHLQDQLTSEASLRSALQDKQAELDDRQRYLEAKEREINSVTAEVERARRDRTEISSSSSDESALRGEMDKFKGKYVKQLSETVRVKAENTNLIKEMEELRRTMDEQEKQQLETAGPREKVGLTECPPPRTLHLIEDEDQRVKLLTIIALVSIGVALASWLT from the exons ATGGCTATGGCCGAGGCTGTTGACGTTCCTAAGATCGTTGTAGTGCCTCACGAAAGAAGCATACTCTTCAACAAGAGAGAATGTGCCATGTCAGAGCCTCAGAAAGTCGGTAGATCAGTAGACAAGAAAAGAATACTTCAAAACAACCTGATATTTGACTGTAGAGTCCTGTCCAGAAATCATGCTTTGATATGGTTTGAAAATGGCAAG TTCTTTATCAAGGACACAAAAAGTAGTAATGGCACGTTTGTAAATGAGACCCGACTGAGTCCCTCTGGAGAGGAGAGTGCTCCAAGAGAGCTACGATCGAAAGACATCGTTCAGTTTGGTGTCAACGTAAATGTCGACAAAAAAG CGCATGGGTGTATCATTGCTCGGGTACAGCTGTTCATCAATGATGTGGAACTGCCTGGAGTGGAGCCTCCCGTCCAGCAAGTGCTGCAGATCATGCAG AATGCGTTGGCACGGGAACTGGAGCTGGAGACGAAGCTAGTCTCAATGCAAACTGCCATTGAGGGGTCTAGACAACTAGCCAACGAGAGTATGATT GCCATTGTGAATGAAGATGAACTCTTGTCAAGATTGGAAATGCTTGAGAACCAACTGCAAGTCTATGCCAAG AATTCACCAGAGgatgagctaaagaagcagctGGCCCAGGCTTATGAGGAGAGACACCAGAGTGATCTCACTTCAAAG AACTCAGTGAGAAATATCTTACATGAGAAGCTGGAGTACGTCTCTAAAGTTAATCAGttacag agAGATTATGACAAGGCTGAGCAAGAGTGTCAGAAATACAAGACTCTCTACGACAACAGCAAACAAGAG cacacacaagatgtggcCAAACTGTCAGAGCAACTCAAGCAAGCAGAACTAGAGAAGAAAACCCTTCAAGATGAG CTCAACGAAAAGAAAGAAGCACTTGCAGCAGACCTGGACCATCTCAAGGGCGATGTCAAGTACAAGGAGGAGCAGCTGTTAAAAACAAAAC AGCGTTTGGAAGAAACAGAAGAAGAGCTGGTCAATCTCAAGATCACAATGGAAACAGACAAGCAACGACAGACAGGTGTCCCCACCTCCCAGTCCGTGGACAATGGTGCTGAACAGATCTTTGTGGCACAGGGGGCCACCCCTTTGGTACAAGTCAGCAGTGGTGATCTCACAGATCGTCAGGGGAATGCCCCTCTACCTCACCCTGCGTTCACAAGACGAGGCACTCTCCTCGCTTCCGAAAACCAGATAGAGGACAAGCAGAGAGAATGGGAGG TGAGGGTCCAAGATCTGGAGGAGGAGCTGGGGGAGTCAGAGAAGACAGTGAGGAACCTACAGACACAGTTGGCGGGCTATGTCAAGAATGAGGCTGCCTTGAAACAGCTAACAATCGAGGAACTGGGCCGACGGATGGCCAGCAATGCTATCACTAAAA gtaaAATAGATTTGTTGCAGTTATCTCTGGAAGCAGCCGAGGAGAAGGTGCAACACCTACAAG ACCAACTGACTTCTGAGGCATCACTGAGGTCTGCACTACAAGACAAACAAG CTGAACTAGACGATAGACAGAGGTATTTAGAAGCCAAAGAAAGAGAAATTAACTCAGTAACAG CTGAAGTAGAGAGAGCTAGAAGGGACAGGACGGAGATTTCATCTAGCAGCTCTGATGAGTCAGCACTCAGGGGAGAGATGGACAAGTTTAAGGGCAAATATGTCAAACAATTGTCTGAAACAGTGCGAGTGAAAGCCGAA AACACCAACTTGATAAAGGAGATGGAAGAGCTGAGGAGAACAATGGATGAGCAGGAGAAACAACAGCTAGAGACAGCTGGACCTCGTGAGAAGGTTGGTTTGACTGAGTGCCCTCCCCCCAGAACATTACATCTTATTGAAGATGAAGACCAG CGTGTGAAGCTTCTGACAATAATTGCACTGGTATCAATAGGAGTAGCTCTGGCATCTTGGCTCACATGA
- the LOC135346795 gene encoding sarcolemmal membrane-associated protein-like isoform X2, translated as MAMAEAVDVPKIVVVPHERSILFNKRECAMSEPQKVGRSVDKKRILQNNLIFDCRVLSRNHALIWFENGKFFIKDTKSSNGTFVNETRLSPSGEESAPRELRSKDIVQFGVNVNVDKKAHGCIIARVQLFINDVELPGVEPPVQQVLQIMQNALARELELETKLVSMQTAIEGSRQLANESMIAIVNEDELLSRLEMLENQLQVYAKNSPEDELKKQLAQAYEERHQSDLTSKNSVRNILHEKLEYVSKVNQLQRDYDKAEQECQKYKTLYDNSKQEHTQDVAKLSEQLKQAELEKKTLQDELNEKKEALAADLDHLKGDVKYKEEQLLKTKQRLEETEEELVNLKITMETDKQRQTGVPTSQSVDNGAEQIFVAQGATPLVQVSSGDLTDRQGNAPLPHPAFTRRGTLLASENQIEDKQREWEVRVQDLEEELGESEKTVRNLQTQLAGYVKNEAALKQLTIEELGRRMASNAITKSKIDLLQLSLEAAEEKVQHLQDQLTSEASLRSALQDKQAELDDRQRYLEAKEREINSVTAEVERARRDRTEISSSSSDESALRGEMDKFKGKYVKQLSETVRVKAENTNLIKEMEELRRTMDEQEKQQLETAGPREKRVKLLTIIALVSIGVALASWLT; from the exons ATGGCTATGGCCGAGGCTGTTGACGTTCCTAAGATCGTTGTAGTGCCTCACGAAAGAAGCATACTCTTCAACAAGAGAGAATGTGCCATGTCAGAGCCTCAGAAAGTCGGTAGATCAGTAGACAAGAAAAGAATACTTCAAAACAACCTGATATTTGACTGTAGAGTCCTGTCCAGAAATCATGCTTTGATATGGTTTGAAAATGGCAAG TTCTTTATCAAGGACACAAAAAGTAGTAATGGCACGTTTGTAAATGAGACCCGACTGAGTCCCTCTGGAGAGGAGAGTGCTCCAAGAGAGCTACGATCGAAAGACATCGTTCAGTTTGGTGTCAACGTAAATGTCGACAAAAAAG CGCATGGGTGTATCATTGCTCGGGTACAGCTGTTCATCAATGATGTGGAACTGCCTGGAGTGGAGCCTCCCGTCCAGCAAGTGCTGCAGATCATGCAG AATGCGTTGGCACGGGAACTGGAGCTGGAGACGAAGCTAGTCTCAATGCAAACTGCCATTGAGGGGTCTAGACAACTAGCCAACGAGAGTATGATT GCCATTGTGAATGAAGATGAACTCTTGTCAAGATTGGAAATGCTTGAGAACCAACTGCAAGTCTATGCCAAG AATTCACCAGAGgatgagctaaagaagcagctGGCCCAGGCTTATGAGGAGAGACACCAGAGTGATCTCACTTCAAAG AACTCAGTGAGAAATATCTTACATGAGAAGCTGGAGTACGTCTCTAAAGTTAATCAGttacag agAGATTATGACAAGGCTGAGCAAGAGTGTCAGAAATACAAGACTCTCTACGACAACAGCAAACAAGAG cacacacaagatgtggcCAAACTGTCAGAGCAACTCAAGCAAGCAGAACTAGAGAAGAAAACCCTTCAAGATGAG CTCAACGAAAAGAAAGAAGCACTTGCAGCAGACCTGGACCATCTCAAGGGCGATGTCAAGTACAAGGAGGAGCAGCTGTTAAAAACAAAAC AGCGTTTGGAAGAAACAGAAGAAGAGCTGGTCAATCTCAAGATCACAATGGAAACAGACAAGCAACGACAGACAGGTGTCCCCACCTCCCAGTCCGTGGACAATGGTGCTGAACAGATCTTTGTGGCACAGGGGGCCACCCCTTTGGTACAAGTCAGCAGTGGTGATCTCACAGATCGTCAGGGGAATGCCCCTCTACCTCACCCTGCGTTCACAAGACGAGGCACTCTCCTCGCTTCCGAAAACCAGATAGAGGACAAGCAGAGAGAATGGGAGG TGAGGGTCCAAGATCTGGAGGAGGAGCTGGGGGAGTCAGAGAAGACAGTGAGGAACCTACAGACACAGTTGGCGGGCTATGTCAAGAATGAGGCTGCCTTGAAACAGCTAACAATCGAGGAACTGGGCCGACGGATGGCCAGCAATGCTATCACTAAAA gtaaAATAGATTTGTTGCAGTTATCTCTGGAAGCAGCCGAGGAGAAGGTGCAACACCTACAAG ACCAACTGACTTCTGAGGCATCACTGAGGTCTGCACTACAAGACAAACAAG CTGAACTAGACGATAGACAGAGGTATTTAGAAGCCAAAGAAAGAGAAATTAACTCAGTAACAG CTGAAGTAGAGAGAGCTAGAAGGGACAGGACGGAGATTTCATCTAGCAGCTCTGATGAGTCAGCACTCAGGGGAGAGATGGACAAGTTTAAGGGCAAATATGTCAAACAATTGTCTGAAACAGTGCGAGTGAAAGCCGAA AACACCAACTTGATAAAGGAGATGGAAGAGCTGAGGAGAACAATGGATGAGCAGGAGAAACAACAGCTAGAGACAGCTGGACCTCGTGAGAAG CGTGTGAAGCTTCTGACAATAATTGCACTGGTATCAATAGGAGTAGCTCTGGCATCTTGGCTCACATGA
- the LOC135346801 gene encoding N-acetylgalactosamine kinase-like has product MAETPAKKPSSDPPPVFSSLDELSQGSETNAKRYQNLVQAFKTKYGTEPQFIARAPGRVNIIGEHIDYSGYAVLPMAIELDIAIACRTRNEDVINISNTNPKYLDHQSNINRKLNITKRGMMWYDYILCGIAGAEDYCNIDNLTGMDLLVDGNIPPASGLSSSSALVCCSALATAHANKIALPSKAFFAEMCAKCERYIGTEGGGMDQAISFLGEQGKAMMIEFDPIRTTEVKIPKGCVFVIANTLVPAEKATAASCFNVRVAECRLASLVMAYQLGVKRWEEVRKLLTLEYASGHELKEIMTKVVTKHLRSDPYTQSDLCSIMDVDKQYLWKEFLNEQTKSIEEFQLYYRVEHVYNEASRVYQFKDIANDPNGENVAVKLGKLMDDSHASCRDLYECSCPELDQIVAIAKSAGSLGSRLTGAGWGGCTVSLVREDKCKELMETLQEEYYKGHSNGMENLDASLFVTKPGPGAALCVF; this is encoded by the coding sequence ATGGCTGAGACTCCTGCCAAGAAGCCGTCCAGTGACCCACCCCCTGTCTTCTCATCCCTCGATGAATTAAGCCAGGGCAGTGAGACAAACGCCAAACGATACCAAAACCTTGTGCAAGCATTCAAGACCAAGTATGGAACTGAGCCACAGTTCATTGCTCGAGCTCCTGGTCGGGTCAACATCATTGGAGAGCATATTGACTACTCTGGCTATGCTGTACTACCCATGGCCATTGAGCTGGATATTGCAATCGCATGTCGTACGCGAAACGAAGACGTCATCAACATTTCCAACACCAACCCCAAGTATCTTGACCATCAGTCGAACATAAACAGAAAGCTGAATATCACCAAAAGAGGAATGATGTGGTACGACTACATTCTGTGTGGTATTGCAGGTGCCGAAGACTATTGCAATATTGATAACCTCACTGGAATGGATTTGCTAGTCGATGGAAACATTCCCCCTGCATCTGGTTTATCGAGTTCTTCTGCTCTTGTTTGTTGCTCTGCCCTGGCTACTGCTCATGCTAACAAAATAGCTTTACCGTCCAAGGCTTTTTTTGCTGAAATGTGTGCCAAGTGTGAGCGCTACATTGGTACCGAAGGAGGTGGAATGGACCAGGCCATCAGCTTCCTAGGCGAGCAAGGAAAAGCTATGATGATTGAATTCGATCCGATTCGTACAACTGAAGTGAAGATCCCAAAAGGCTGTGTATTTGTGATAGCCAATACTCTTGTCCCTGCAGAGAAGGCTACTGCCGCTTCGTGCTTTAATGTTCGAGTTGCTGAATGTCGCCTGGCCTCTCTTGTGATGGCCTACCAGCTTGGAGTGAAGCGTTGGGAAGAAGTGAGGAAGCTCCTAACGCTTGAGTATGCTTCAGGTCATGAGCTGAAGGAGATAATGACGAAAGTGGTGACAAAGCATTTGCGTTCCGATCCCTACACCCAATCCGATTTATGTAGCATCATGGACGTGGACAAACAATATCTTTGGAAGGAGTTTCTAAACGAGCAAACAAAGTCGATTGAGGAGTTCCAGCTTTACTACAGAGTCGAGCATGTCTACAATGAAGCTAGTCGAGTCTACCAATTCAAGGACATTGCTAACGATCCAAATGGAGAGAACGTTGCCGTGAAGTTGGGTAAGCTCATGGATGATAGTCATGCAAGCTGTCGTGATCTCTATGAGTGCAGTTGTCCTGAGCTGGATCAAATTGTGGCTATTGCCAAGTCTGCTGGAAGCCTGGGCTCGCGATTGACTGGTGCTGGCTGGGGTGGGTGTACAGTGTCGCTGGTGAGAGAGGATAAGTGCAAAGAGCTGATGGAGACACTTCAAGAGGAGTACTATAAGGGTCATTCCAACGGAATGGAGAACTTGGACgctagtttgtttgttacaAAGCCTGGGCCTGGTGCTGCCCTTTGTGTTTTTtga
- the LOC135346791 gene encoding leucine-rich repeat and guanylate kinase domain-containing protein-like, giving the protein METELYETIKGRQRIFANTKFNNNPGRVQSTLEMSSCSPPVSMSWRGPQGRGYLNHQAYDPAQSFAYTSVYSGVRAVKNLSEYGDSVLDRDVIQEGLTDLGRTSDGLSISYLTLSLPGYGLVDVSLLLSYPHLQRVNLSSNSLTDVSVLSNLPYLTFLDLSINKLSTVLDFESPHNLTEVNYARNEIEGMGDLSQHPSLIKLILDSNQITRICGLETLRRLSILSLADNRLESINGLEHLPLKHLNLGGNCIKVIEGLDTLSQLQVLDLSGNKISSCKGLENNRFLLNVNLEENEIVNIEEVRHLDGLRLLKTLNLSKNPIETMAEYRAMVVHYLHSITTLDHRAIDAKEKVSALNRFAPSLEVTASFDHRINIMGSVKKPARIRFSTLTCAEEPYPMLILCGPSGTGKGQFVQLLVEEFPSFFGLGVSHTTRPQRDRESHGRDYYFIDESTFTRAAKSGEFVQRSGRSRSMYGLTMAAIEQVAQQGLACVTHMSIEGVLTLKKTHFEPRYILTLPLTPEIHKQRLREKGCYSNEQIKTILNEVDYYKQIHQNHPGFFDTSLNTDNLNEGYNYLRAVVMAYGDISPESPLSLTSGSQQTTQATTSASTSERTTPQPNTDTPSLLYNPFEKPHDYPYAALGKGTLESIQNMSKTWFRRGSSQSELGDSRPISGGDTQQRHGSRTPLSDQGGRKHSIVKAAVAGRESISCEGSVVSSSRPGTSLNSHAVMKHQPLDETRSEESSSEEDDNSLAESSLSKLSSERVFSPDNPSELND; this is encoded by the exons ATGGAAACAGAGCTATACGAGACCATCAAAGGAAGACAAAGAATATTTGCAAACACTAAATT CAACAACAATCCGGGCCGGGTGCAGTCCACTCTTGAGATGTCCTCCTGCAGCCCCCCAGTCTCCATGTCCTGGCGTGGACCCCAGGGTAGAGGGTACCTCAACCACCAAGCCTATGATCCTGCCCAGTCCTTTGCATACACCTCAGTCTACTCTGGAGTGAGAGCAGTCAAGAATTTGAGCGAATATGGG GATTCCGTTTTGGACCGGGATGTGATTCAGGAGGGACTGACAGACCTGGGACGCACTAGCGATGGCCTCAGCATTTCCTATCTCACGTTGTCGTTACCT ggctatGGGCTGGTTGATGTGAGCCTACTGTTATCATATCCTCACTTGCAACGGGTCAATCTATCATCAAACAGTCTCACAG ATGTCTCTGTGTTGAGCAATCTTCCATACCTCACATTCCTGGACCTATCAATTAACAAATTATCGACAGTGCTCGACTTTGAGTCTCCCCACAATCTCACG GAGGTTAACTATGCACGCAATGAGATTGAGGGTATGGGGGATTTGTCTCAGCACCCTTCTTTAATCAAGCTCATACTCGACT ccaatcagatcaccAGGATTTGTGGTCTGGAGACACTGAGACGACTTTCTATACTGAGTCTAGCAGACAATCGACTAGAGAGCATCAATGGTCTGGAACACTTACCACTGAAACATCTCAACCTG GGAGGAAACTGCATCAAAGTGATTGAGGGACTAGACACACTCAGCCAACTACAG GTTCTAGACTTATCCGGAAACAAAATATCGAGTTGCAAAGGATTGGAAAACAACCGGTTCTTGTTGAACGTGAACTTGGAGGAGAACGAG ATTGTTAATATTGAGGAGGTGAGGCACTTGGATGGCCTCCGTCTCTTGAAGACACTCAACCTATCAAAGAACCCTATAGAG ACAATGGCCGAGTACCGTGCCATGGTGGTCCATTACCTGCACTCTATCACAACACTCGACCACAGAGCAATTGATGCCAAGGAAAAG GTGTCAGCTCTGAACAGGTTTGCTCCTTCATTGGAGGTAACAGCTTCGTTTGATCACAGGATCAACATCATGGGATCAGTTAAGAAGCCAGCTAGGATTAGATTCAG TACGTTGACATGTGCTGAGGAGCCCTACCCCATGCTGATACTGTGTGGTCCATCGGGAACAGGCAAGGGACAATTTGTTCAACTACTAGTGGAGGAGTTCCCAAGCTTCTTTGGCTTAGG TGTGTCCCATACTACACGCCCACAGAGGGACAGGGAGAGCCATGGGAGAGACTACTATTTTATTGATGAGAGTACTTTCACAAGGGCAGCAAAATCT GGAGAGTTTGTCCAGAGGTCAGGCAGAAGTAGGAGCATGTATGGTCTAACAATGGCTGCCATAGAGCAAGTGGCCCAACAAGGATTGGCCTGTGTCACTCACATGAGCATTGAG GGTGTACTGACTTTGAAGAAAACTCACTTTGAGCCACGCTACATCTTGACACTTCCACTCACACCAGAG ATCCACAAGCAGCGACTCAGAGAGAAGGGTTGCTATAGCAACGAGCAGATCAAGACTATCTTGAATGAAGTGGACTACTACAAACAGATCCATCAGAACCATCCTGGCTTCTTTGACACATCTCTCAACACGG ACAATCTGAATGAGGGCTACAACTACCTGCGTGCTGTGGTGATGGCCTATGGTGACATATCCCCCGAgtcccccctctccctcacctCTGGCTCACAGCAGACTACTCAAGCAACCACCTCCGCCTCCACTTCAGAGAGAACCACTCCTCAACCAAACACCGACACTCCTTCACTGTTGTACAACCCGTTCGAGAAGCCACATGACTATCCGTATGCAGCACTGGGTAAAGGCACACTTGAGAGCATTCAGAATATGTCCAAGACTTGGTTCAGACGAGGTTCCTCCCAGTCTGAGCTGGGAGATAGCAGACCAATATCTGGAGGAGACACACAGCAGAGGCATGGATCTAGAACACCT CTGTCTGATCAAGGAGGGAGGAAGCACTCGATTGTGAAGGCTGCTGTAGCCGGCAGAGAGAGCATCTCATGTGAAGGATCAGTGGTCAG CTCTagtaggcctggtactagccTAAACAGTCATGCTGTGATGAAACATCAACCATTGGACGAGACGCGGAGTGAAGAGTCAAGTTCTGAAGAGGATGACAATTCTCTTGCCGAGTCCTCGCTGTCTAAGCTCTCCTCAGAGAGAGTATTCTCACCTGACAATCCATCAGAACTCAATGACTAA